A section of the Rummeliibacillus pycnus genome encodes:
- the thiO gene encoding glycine oxidase ThiO, whose product MKSFDSIIIGGGVIGSTIAHGLAERGLHVAILERKEIADGASHAAAGLLGVQAEWDEYDPLYEMARKSRALFPKVAEKIRAKTGVDIGYEVKGIYRIANTEEEFERIQQIRSWQVSAGEEAWLLSSEELKKFEPNVSSEVISAVYYPTDGHVLAPALAKGQALAAAASGAEIFEYTTVQQIVVKNGKVEGVQTTEGFFPCKQVCIAMGAWSTPFLKRFNEDYGTYPVKGEVISLKSNRPLLHAPLFLKRFYIAPKRYGRYVIGATMKPNSYQEDVQAMSIVDLLQKAFSIVPALQEASWDRTWAGLRPEANGGRPYMEAHSTIQGLFVSTGHYRNGILLSPYVGEYMADLMVNNYVY is encoded by the coding sequence ATGAAAAGTTTTGATAGTATCATCATCGGCGGTGGCGTCATCGGTAGTACGATTGCACATGGTCTTGCTGAACGTGGACTGCATGTAGCAATTCTTGAAAGAAAAGAAATTGCGGATGGTGCTTCACATGCAGCCGCTGGATTACTAGGCGTTCAGGCAGAATGGGATGAATACGATCCTTTATATGAAATGGCAAGAAAAAGTCGGGCATTATTTCCAAAAGTAGCTGAAAAAATTCGTGCAAAAACAGGCGTTGATATTGGGTATGAAGTGAAAGGTATTTACAGGATCGCTAATACAGAAGAAGAATTTGAACGAATTCAACAAATTCGCTCTTGGCAAGTATCTGCAGGAGAAGAAGCATGGTTGCTTTCTTCAGAAGAATTAAAAAAATTTGAACCGAATGTTTCTTCTGAAGTAATCAGTGCAGTCTATTATCCGACAGACGGACATGTGTTGGCACCTGCACTGGCAAAGGGGCAAGCGTTAGCTGCAGCTGCCAGTGGTGCAGAAATATTCGAATATACGACTGTTCAACAAATTGTTGTGAAAAATGGAAAGGTAGAAGGTGTTCAAACAACAGAAGGGTTTTTCCCGTGTAAGCAAGTTTGTATTGCGATGGGTGCGTGGAGTACACCATTTCTTAAACGATTTAACGAAGATTATGGAACTTATCCAGTCAAGGGAGAAGTAATTTCTTTAAAAAGTAATCGACCATTGCTCCATGCGCCTTTATTTTTAAAACGATTTTATATTGCACCCAAGCGATATGGTAGATATGTAATTGGTGCAACGATGAAGCCAAATTCGTATCAGGAAGATGTGCAAGCAATGAGTATTGTAGATCTATTACAAAAGGCATTTTCGATTGTTCCCGCTCTACAAGAAGCAAGTTGGGACCGAACATGGGCAGGATTACGTCCGGAAGCAAATGGTGGTAGACCCTATATGGAAGCACATTCGACCATTCAAGGACTGTTTGTATCCACAGGGCATTATCGAAACGGCATCTTATTAAGCCCGTATGTAGGAGAATATATGGCGGATTTAATGGTGAACAACTATGTATATTAA
- the thiS gene encoding sulfur carrier protein ThiS gives MYINGVKMEVSEQVKTIEELLVHLGLQGKIVVVEQNGVILQKEDYSKVVKSTDSIEIVTFVGGG, from the coding sequence ATGTATATTAATGGGGTTAAGATGGAAGTGTCAGAGCAGGTGAAAACAATAGAGGAGTTATTGGTTCACTTAGGGCTTCAGGGAAAAATAGTTGTTGTTGAACAAAATGGTGTCATTTTACAAAAAGAAGATTATTCAAAAGTGGTTAAGTCTACTGATTCTATAGAGATTGTTACATTTGTAGGAGGCGGTTAA
- a CDS encoding thiazole synthase produces MYQIGPYTFTSRLLLGTGKFSDYAMQRRAIEVSEAEILTFAVRRMNIFEPSQPNLLDQIDLENYRLLPNTAGAKTAEEAVRIAKLAKASGLCDMVKVEVIGCDETLLPDPLETYRACEMLLAEGFIVLPYTSDDVVLARKLQKLGVHAIMPGASPIGSGQGILNPYNLQVIIEQATVPVIVDAGIGTPSDAALALELGAEAVLLNSAVSGAKNPVQMAEAMKLAIRAGRLGFEAGRIEKKDRAQASSPSQGMSIVD; encoded by the coding sequence ATGTATCAAATTGGACCATATACATTTACTTCAAGATTATTATTAGGAACAGGGAAATTTTCAGATTATGCTATGCAACGTCGAGCAATAGAAGTATCAGAAGCTGAAATTTTAACATTTGCTGTGCGCCGTATGAATATTTTTGAACCATCACAGCCTAATTTGCTCGATCAAATCGATTTAGAAAACTATCGTTTATTACCAAATACGGCAGGTGCGAAAACAGCCGAGGAAGCAGTACGTATTGCGAAACTCGCAAAGGCATCTGGTTTATGTGATATGGTAAAAGTAGAGGTAATTGGATGTGATGAGACATTATTGCCCGATCCTTTAGAAACATATCGTGCATGTGAAATGCTTCTAGCAGAAGGGTTTATTGTATTACCGTATACTTCAGATGATGTGGTACTTGCTCGGAAATTGCAAAAACTGGGCGTGCATGCCATCATGCCAGGTGCTTCACCAATTGGCTCAGGACAAGGGATTTTAAATCCATATAATTTACAAGTTATCATCGAACAAGCGACAGTACCTGTTATTGTAGATGCAGGTATAGGTACTCCGTCTGATGCAGCACTTGCGCTTGAACTAGGGGCTGAGGCAGTCTTGCTTAACTCAGCAGTTTCTGGTGCAAAAAATCCAGTGCAAATGGCAGAAGCGATGAAACTAGCCATTCGTGCAGGAAGACTAGGTTTTGAAGCGGGGAGAATAGAAAAAAAAGATCGGGCTCAAGCTAGTAGTCCTTCACAGGGGATGAGTATTGTTGACTAA
- a CDS encoding MoeB/ThiF family adenylyltransferase, whose amino-acid sequence MTNRYSRQELFSYIGQIGQQKIRQKHVLIVGAGALGSSNAEMLVRAGIGKLSIVDRDYVDWSNLQRQQLYSEEDVYLHLPKAVAAKQRLEKINRDVLIEALVQDISSTELLAFQDVDLIIDATDNFETRFLLNDFAVKYEIPWIYGACVGSYGTTYTILPHETPCLHCLIDMIPFGGTTCDTVGIIAPTVTQVVSHQMVEALKILVEDWDALRKELLAFDLWKNEQTKINVEGLKKSTCLTCGTNPTYPYLTKESIAKVAVLCGRNTVQIRPAKSKSVNIIDFEKNLAPHVQHLKSNPYLIHFQVNKKQIVLFRDGRVLIHGTNDIVEAKKIYHQYFG is encoded by the coding sequence TTGACTAATCGCTATTCAAGACAGGAACTATTTTCTTATATAGGACAAATTGGCCAACAAAAAATCCGACAAAAACACGTACTGATTGTTGGCGCAGGAGCATTGGGCAGTAGCAATGCCGAAATGCTTGTACGGGCAGGAATCGGAAAGTTATCCATAGTAGATCGAGATTATGTAGATTGGTCAAATTTACAGCGTCAACAACTATATAGTGAAGAAGATGTTTATCTACACTTACCAAAAGCTGTAGCGGCGAAACAAAGATTAGAGAAAATCAATCGTGATGTGCTGATTGAAGCGTTGGTCCAAGACATTTCATCAACTGAACTTTTAGCGTTTCAAGATGTAGATCTAATCATTGATGCAACAGATAATTTTGAAACACGCTTTTTACTTAATGATTTTGCAGTCAAGTATGAAATTCCATGGATTTATGGTGCATGTGTTGGTAGCTACGGTACTACATATACCATATTACCGCATGAAACACCATGCTTACACTGTTTGATAGACATGATTCCATTTGGAGGTACAACTTGTGATACTGTAGGAATTATTGCGCCTACAGTTACACAAGTTGTGTCACATCAAATGGTTGAAGCATTGAAAATCTTAGTGGAAGATTGGGATGCGCTCCGCAAAGAATTATTAGCATTTGATTTATGGAAAAATGAGCAAACAAAGATCAATGTAGAAGGTCTAAAAAAGTCAACATGTTTAACTTGTGGAACAAACCCTACTTATCCATATTTAACAAAAGAATCAATAGCCAAGGTTGCGGTACTATGTGGGCGTAATACGGTTCAAATTCGTCCTGCAAAATCGAAGTCCGTTAATATTATTGATTTTGAAAAGAACCTTGCTCCACATGTTCAACATTTGAAGTCCAATCCCTATTTAATTCATTTTCAAGTGAATAAAAAGCAGATTGTCCTTTTTAGAGATGGACGTGTGTTAATTCATGGAACGAATGATATTGTAGAAGCAAAGAAAATCTATCACCAATATTTTGGATAA
- a CDS encoding long-chain-fatty-acid--CoA ligase yields MNVPLILTDFLDRAVDLYGDKKAIIDEERAFTYAEINARVNQLSRGLQSFGVKKEDKVAYLSSNTIEMYEGFYGIYQLGAIMVPLNIRLKPEDYLFILNHSESKILLVDQDLYHLIVPIKEKLETVEQIIVHYKEENTPELGYDEWLATFDPSEFPRVELQEDDVCSLLYTSGTTGDPKGVMLTHRNNYLHALSTMHHLRVTDEDVLLHVLPMFHVNGWGSPFYYTANGSTQVFLRKATPEAIFQAIHKHNVSVVHMAPTVLNSLIQYYDEKEPALSDQLRVVIAGSAPPQAFIEKVETKIGWEFVQVYGMTESSPLSTISRIRPQYQNLPDQEKYRLKAKAGNPLIGTKVKIVDELGDEVPHDGVSVGEVIVRGNGVMKGYWKNEQATIATIKDGWLHTGDVGSIDEKGYLAITDRKKDIIISGGENISSIEVEGVLYEHPDILEAAVIAIPHEKWGETPHAYVVLRENATLTEQEVIDFSRSKLAHFKAITGVTFIDELPKTASGKIQKVHLRKNYVEGAEV; encoded by the coding sequence ATGAATGTACCATTAATACTAACAGATTTTTTAGACAGAGCTGTAGATTTATATGGCGATAAAAAAGCTATAATAGATGAAGAGAGAGCATTTACATATGCCGAAATTAACGCGCGTGTAAATCAGCTATCTCGTGGTCTACAATCCTTTGGTGTAAAAAAAGAGGACAAAGTAGCATACTTGTCATCAAATACAATTGAGATGTATGAAGGCTTTTATGGTATTTATCAATTAGGGGCGATTATGGTCCCTTTAAATATTCGCTTAAAGCCAGAAGATTATTTGTTTATCCTAAATCACAGTGAGTCTAAAATTTTACTAGTAGATCAAGATTTATATCATTTAATCGTTCCAATAAAAGAGAAATTAGAAACAGTTGAACAAATTATTGTCCATTATAAAGAAGAAAATACGCCAGAATTAGGTTATGATGAATGGCTTGCTACTTTTGATCCTAGTGAGTTCCCTCGTGTGGAATTACAAGAAGATGATGTTTGTAGCCTATTGTATACAAGTGGCACAACAGGTGATCCAAAAGGTGTCATGCTAACTCACAGAAATAACTATTTACATGCATTATCGACAATGCATCATTTACGTGTAACAGATGAAGATGTGCTCTTACACGTTTTACCGATGTTCCATGTAAATGGATGGGGATCTCCATTCTACTACACAGCAAACGGTTCAACACAAGTCTTCCTAAGAAAAGCTACACCAGAAGCTATATTCCAAGCTATTCATAAGCATAATGTTAGTGTCGTTCATATGGCACCAACTGTATTAAATTCATTGATTCAATATTATGATGAGAAAGAGCCAGCACTTTCTGATCAACTGCGTGTAGTGATTGCGGGTTCTGCACCGCCACAAGCTTTCATTGAAAAAGTAGAAACCAAGATTGGTTGGGAATTTGTACAAGTTTATGGGATGACAGAATCATCACCATTGAGTACAATTTCGCGCATTCGGCCACAATATCAAAATCTACCGGACCAAGAAAAATACCGTTTAAAAGCAAAAGCAGGAAACCCATTGATTGGTACGAAAGTGAAAATTGTCGATGAGTTAGGCGATGAGGTACCACATGATGGCGTATCTGTTGGTGAAGTTATCGTAAGAGGTAATGGTGTGATGAAGGGCTATTGGAAAAACGAACAAGCTACTATCGCGACGATAAAAGATGGATGGTTACACACAGGTGATGTTGGTTCTATTGATGAAAAAGGATATCTAGCCATTACTGATCGTAAAAAAGACATTATTATTAGTGGTGGTGAAAATATTTCTTCTATTGAAGTAGAAGGGGTATTATACGAACATCCAGATATTTTAGAAGCAGCTGTCATTGCTATTCCACACGAAAAATGGGGAGAAACGCCTCATGCCTATGTTGTATTACGTGAAAATGCAACATTGACCGAGCAAGAAGTAATCGATTTCTCTCGTTCAAAATTAGCTCACTTTAAAGCCATTACAGGTGTAACTTTTATCGATGAATTACCAAAAACGGCTTCAGGGAAAATCCAAAAAGTACATTTAAGAAAGAATTATGTAGAGGGTGCTGAAGTCTGA
- the ade gene encoding adenine deaminase: protein MKNDLLRKKESILSSQNKRKADFILRNAQVADVFNLEWRKADLVVTNGMIVAIDSEGIFEAENEEDAQGRYVIPGLIDGHIHIESSMLPPSEFSKILLPHGITTVITDPHEIANVAGTEGIRYMLNDAKNANMDIHVMLPSSVPATSFENAGATLRAKDLAPFLTQLDVLGLAEVMDFPAVLNGDEDMLLKIAQTEANHLVIDGHGAGLNAKQIRGYRVAGIQTDHECVTADEARIRIQQGMYVLIREGSAAKNLRAVLPAVNSANARRFLFCTDDKHLDELIEEGSINHAITLAIEEGMEPLQAIQLATLNAAECYHLKKKGVLAEGFIADLIVLDDLTTCKPRDVWKNGKKVVENGQLLSKILKHEPVPSAILQSVHIPKLSSQDLSILFKNSHLANIIEIEPNQLITHKKVAKVKVENNEFIPCVENDYLKLAVIERHHHLGNIGLGIVHGFGLQKGAVATTVAHDSHNALVCGTNDEDMLLALDTLQKMQGGYVVVADGEVLSALPLTIAGLMSNVKAEEAEKQLHDLHKALLQLNPDLNFHLFLTLSFIALPVIPDIKLTDTGLFDVTNFQHIPVEVDRNEAIKN, encoded by the coding sequence ATGAAAAATGACTTGTTAAGAAAAAAAGAAAGTATTTTAAGTTCTCAGAATAAAAGAAAAGCAGATTTTATTTTGCGTAACGCACAAGTTGCTGATGTGTTTAATCTCGAATGGCGAAAGGCAGATCTAGTGGTAACAAATGGCATGATTGTAGCAATCGATTCAGAAGGGATTTTCGAGGCTGAAAACGAAGAAGACGCACAAGGTCGATATGTTATCCCTGGACTTATCGATGGGCATATTCATATAGAATCTTCCATGCTGCCTCCATCTGAATTTAGTAAAATATTATTACCTCATGGTATAACAACTGTGATTACAGATCCACATGAGATAGCAAATGTAGCTGGGACAGAAGGTATTCGATATATGCTAAATGATGCAAAGAATGCAAACATGGATATTCATGTGATGTTGCCATCAAGTGTCCCTGCTACATCATTCGAGAATGCTGGTGCCACACTGAGAGCAAAAGATTTAGCGCCATTTTTAACCCAATTAGATGTATTGGGGTTGGCTGAAGTTATGGATTTTCCTGCTGTTTTAAACGGTGATGAGGATATGTTGCTGAAGATTGCTCAAACCGAAGCGAATCATCTCGTCATTGATGGACATGGTGCGGGATTAAATGCAAAACAAATTCGTGGATACAGAGTTGCAGGTATTCAAACAGATCACGAATGCGTTACAGCAGACGAGGCAAGAATTCGGATACAGCAGGGGATGTATGTTCTCATTCGTGAGGGATCAGCTGCTAAAAATCTACGTGCTGTATTGCCAGCCGTTAATTCGGCCAATGCAAGACGATTTTTGTTTTGCACAGATGACAAACATTTAGATGAATTAATCGAAGAGGGAAGTATTAATCATGCAATTACCTTAGCTATAGAAGAAGGAATGGAGCCACTTCAAGCTATTCAACTAGCGACTCTTAATGCTGCAGAGTGTTATCATTTAAAGAAAAAAGGGGTACTAGCAGAAGGTTTTATAGCAGATTTGATCGTGCTGGATGATTTAACAACTTGTAAACCACGGGATGTATGGAAGAATGGAAAAAAAGTCGTAGAGAACGGACAATTGCTTTCGAAGATATTAAAACACGAGCCTGTACCTTCAGCTATTTTACAATCGGTTCATATACCAAAGCTATCATCGCAAGATCTTAGTATTCTATTTAAAAATAGTCATCTAGCTAATATTATCGAAATTGAACCGAATCAATTGATTACACATAAAAAAGTTGCAAAAGTTAAAGTAGAAAATAATGAGTTTATACCTTGTGTTGAAAATGATTATTTAAAATTAGCGGTAATTGAACGACATCACCATTTGGGCAATATAGGACTGGGAATTGTACATGGCTTTGGCTTACAAAAAGGAGCTGTTGCAACAACAGTGGCTCATGATTCTCATAATGCACTTGTTTGTGGAACCAACGATGAGGATATGCTTCTTGCACTTGATACTTTACAAAAGATGCAAGGTGGCTATGTAGTCGTTGCAGATGGGGAAGTGCTAAGTGCATTACCTCTTACGATTGCTGGACTAATGTCAAATGTAAAAGCGGAAGAAGCAGAAAAGCAATTACACGATTTACATAAAGCTTTGTTACAGCTAAACCCAGATTTAAATTTCCATTTGTTTTTAACATTATCTTTCATTGCCTTACCTGTGATTCCAGACATTAAACTCACTGATACGGGATTATTTGATGTAACAAATTTTCAACATATTCCAGTGGAAGTAGATAGAAATGAAGCGATTAAAAATTAG
- a CDS encoding FadR/GntR family transcriptional regulator produces MQIERKKVADQVLEALIEMIKTGVFLPNTVLPTENELAKMFGVSRPPIREALKVLEVSGVIESRQGGRSWIKKVNLSDMMDPIKFEIVTRKQVIELLEFRKIIETNAAALAAKRRTENDMKNLDGKLAEFKQIMDDQNAIGYKEDFEFHHIIMQASKNSFIIETISNLADLHVRALEYSLSKNLGWEKKRNDVYREHERIVKAIKDQNSEAAKEAMKIHLDNAMQKLQNLKLEE; encoded by the coding sequence ATGCAGATAGAACGTAAAAAAGTTGCAGATCAAGTTCTCGAAGCGTTAATCGAGATGATTAAAACTGGCGTGTTTTTACCAAATACCGTGTTACCTACAGAAAACGAGTTAGCAAAAATGTTTGGAGTCAGCCGTCCTCCAATTCGGGAGGCTCTAAAAGTATTGGAAGTTTCAGGTGTAATCGAGAGCAGACAAGGTGGCCGAAGCTGGATCAAGAAAGTCAATCTATCTGATATGATGGACCCTATTAAATTTGAAATAGTCACAAGAAAGCAAGTTATAGAATTACTTGAATTTCGCAAAATCATTGAAACAAATGCAGCAGCACTAGCAGCTAAACGAAGAACAGAAAATGATATGAAAAATCTAGATGGAAAGCTTGCAGAGTTTAAACAAATAATGGATGATCAAAATGCTATTGGGTATAAGGAAGATTTTGAGTTTCATCATATCATCATGCAAGCATCCAAAAATTCATTTATCATTGAGACCATTAGTAATTTAGCTGATTTACATGTTCGTGCTTTAGAATACTCTCTATCGAAAAACTTAGGATGGGAGAAAAAGCGTAACGATGTATATCGAGAGCATGAAAGAATTGTGAAGGCGATAAAAGATCAAAATAGTGAAGCCGCTAAGGAAGCTATGAAAATCCATTTAGACAATGCCATGCAAAAGCTTCAAAACTTAAAGTTGGAAGAATAA
- a CDS encoding FAD-binding oxidoreductase, whose amino-acid sequence MEQLELNLKQIITDHSRILTDAADLCSYAYDASFGEYMPDIVVQPLTTKEVSDTMKFANIHKIPVYPRGQGTSLSGGPLPVQGGIVLDLSQWNSKLEIDAENMLAIVSPGVTAMAINEAALKFNLIYPPDPSSMNIATIGGNLAENSGGPRGLKYGVTKDYVIGLEVVTPEGETIRTGGRTVKNVTGYDLTKLIVGSEGTLGIVTEAILKLYPKPQATETLMALFDNMVDSGRAISKILSSGILPAKMEIMDQASIVAVEAYQPSGLPQDVDALILIELDGHPAAIREEIERVEKVCLAQNAREVSVAKTNEEAKNLWKARKLVSPAIVRKKPTKISEDATVPRSQIPEMFKRLQEIKEKYQVDLVVFGHAGDGNLHPNIIADKRDREEMKRVEAAVEEIFKAAIELGGTLSGEHGIGTLKAPFMEMELGEMGIDMMKRIKKAWDPNDVLNPGKIFPTPGQRFELLDG is encoded by the coding sequence ATAGAACAGCTAGAACTAAACCTAAAACAAATAATAACCGATCATTCACGCATCTTAACAGACGCTGCAGATTTATGTAGTTATGCATATGATGCCTCGTTTGGAGAGTATATGCCAGATATTGTTGTTCAGCCACTTACTACGAAAGAAGTTTCGGATACCATGAAATTTGCCAATATTCATAAAATTCCTGTTTATCCAAGAGGTCAGGGAACAAGTTTAAGTGGAGGACCATTACCGGTTCAAGGTGGTATTGTCTTAGATTTATCTCAGTGGAATTCAAAATTAGAAATTGATGCAGAGAATATGTTAGCGATTGTTTCTCCAGGGGTTACAGCTATGGCGATCAATGAAGCTGCCTTAAAATTCAACTTAATCTATCCACCTGATCCTAGTAGTATGAACATTGCAACAATTGGTGGGAATCTTGCAGAGAATTCAGGAGGACCAAGGGGATTGAAATATGGCGTAACCAAAGATTATGTTATAGGTTTAGAAGTGGTTACGCCTGAAGGGGAGACTATTCGCACAGGAGGCCGAACCGTAAAAAACGTTACGGGCTATGACTTGACAAAACTCATTGTTGGCTCTGAAGGGACTCTTGGGATTGTGACAGAAGCTATTCTAAAATTGTATCCGAAGCCACAAGCAACTGAGACTTTAATGGCTTTGTTCGATAATATGGTTGATTCGGGAAGAGCCATTTCAAAAATATTAAGTTCAGGAATTCTGCCTGCGAAGATGGAAATAATGGACCAAGCATCCATTGTTGCGGTTGAGGCCTACCAGCCATCTGGATTACCACAGGATGTAGATGCTTTAATCTTAATCGAGTTAGATGGACATCCAGCAGCTATCCGAGAAGAGATTGAGAGAGTAGAAAAAGTTTGCCTAGCACAAAATGCTCGAGAAGTCAGCGTTGCCAAAACGAACGAAGAGGCCAAAAATTTATGGAAAGCTAGAAAACTTGTCTCACCGGCGATTGTACGAAAAAAGCCGACAAAAATTTCAGAGGATGCGACTGTTCCTCGTAGTCAAATTCCAGAAATGTTCAAACGTTTACAAGAAATTAAAGAAAAGTATCAAGTCGATCTTGTCGTATTTGGTCATGCAGGTGATGGCAATTTACATCCGAATATTATTGCAGATAAAAGAGATCGAGAAGAAATGAAAAGAGTGGAAGCAGCGGTAGAGGAAATATTTAAAGCAGCGATTGAACTGGGTGGAACCTTGTCAGGGGAACATGGAATCGGCACATTGAAGGCACCATTTATGGAAATGGAATTAGGTGAAATGGGCATTGACATGATGAAACGTATAAAGAAAGCGTGGGATCCCAATGATGTATTAAATCCAGGGAAAATTTTCCCGACACCTGGGCAAAGGTTTGAACTTCTGGATGGTTAA
- a CDS encoding (Fe-S)-binding protein, with protein MVKHLLAYNETLSCVQCGYCLPSCPTYVTFKKETHSPRGRINLVKMAAEGKINYQDMEDSIDLCLGCRACETACPIGVEYGTILESAVTAIAEQRQKELSIRNRIIKSMLLNRVVPNNRILNAMGAGLAIYQKTGLQKIARKSGILKILPENLDAFEGILPVVQGPLRKRKHQKFDSSKGKPLYKVGFFKGCIMDTMFSSINMLSIKLLQAIGCEVTVISEQQCCGALHQHSGEIATTITLAKKNIEAFEEYHFDFIVNSIGGCGAMLIEYEKVFADDPEWVERAKQFSKHVVDISVILSKQHLPFTKEIQSPVTYQPSCHMTNVQKNIKAPLALLKQIPGIQYLELPEKDMCCGSAGIYNIVKYEESMKILNNKMKHVKEINPEPTIIVTTNPGCHLQMKLGVEREGLTNKIRTVHLVELLAEACEISI; from the coding sequence ATGGTTAAACATCTATTAGCCTATAACGAAACACTTAGTTGCGTTCAATGTGGTTACTGCCTACCGTCATGTCCCACATACGTTACATTCAAAAAAGAAACGCACTCACCCCGTGGAAGAATCAACCTTGTAAAAATGGCTGCTGAAGGAAAAATAAATTATCAGGATATGGAAGACTCTATTGATCTATGCTTAGGGTGTCGAGCATGTGAAACGGCTTGCCCCATAGGTGTTGAATATGGAACAATCTTAGAATCTGCAGTTACGGCAATTGCTGAGCAACGTCAAAAAGAACTGTCTATTCGGAATCGAATCATTAAGTCTATGCTATTAAACCGTGTTGTACCAAATAATAGAATACTAAATGCTATGGGTGCAGGTTTAGCCATCTATCAAAAAACTGGTCTTCAAAAAATTGCCCGTAAAAGTGGGATATTAAAAATATTACCTGAAAATTTAGACGCATTTGAAGGGATTTTACCAGTTGTTCAGGGACCACTACGAAAAAGAAAACACCAGAAATTTGATAGTTCAAAAGGAAAGCCTCTATATAAAGTAGGGTTTTTTAAAGGTTGTATCATGGATACTATGTTTTCTTCTATCAATATGTTAAGTATTAAACTACTCCAAGCAATTGGTTGTGAGGTTACAGTAATTTCGGAACAACAATGCTGTGGAGCATTACATCAACATAGTGGTGAAATTGCGACAACCATTACACTAGCCAAAAAAAATATTGAAGCATTTGAAGAATATCATTTTGATTTTATCGTCAACAGCATTGGCGGTTGTGGAGCAATGCTGATTGAATATGAAAAAGTATTTGCAGATGATCCCGAATGGGTAGAAAGAGCAAAACAATTTTCAAAACATGTGGTAGATATAAGTGTCATTTTGTCTAAACAGCATTTGCCTTTTACAAAAGAAATTCAATCACCTGTCACTTATCAGCCATCTTGTCATATGACAAATGTACAAAAGAACATAAAAGCACCATTAGCGTTGTTAAAGCAAATTCCCGGTATACAATACCTAGAATTACCGGAGAAAGATATGTGCTGTGGCTCAGCTGGTATCTATAATATTGTAAAATACGAAGAATCCATGAAAATATTAAATAATAAGATGAAACATGTGAAAGAAATTAATCCAGAACCAACAATAATCGTTACAACAAATCCTGGATGTCATTTACAAATGAAACTAGGAGTTGAACGAGAAGGATTAACAAACAAAATTCGTACTGTACATTTAGTCGAATTACTAGCAGAAGCCTGTGAGATTAGTATTTAA